A segment of the Salinimonas iocasae genome:
ATCATCACAGCGTTTATTCGCGGGTGAAAAAATATCCCAAAGCGATACGGCAACCATCAGGCCTAACGCTGAATAGGTGACATAGCTGCTCCAGCCGTATTGGAAAAACGGATAGAGCGATAACAGCAATAAAATGGGGCCGACCACACCCAGCGCACTACGGTGCCATTGCCGGTGGCTGAACCAGCCAAGTCCGTTGAGTACCAGGGCAATCCAGGCAAACAACGGTAACAGGGTATTAACAAACAAACCTTCCCATTGGCTGAGAAAACCCAACCCGACCGCAGCGCCCAGGCTGGCGATGGCCGGGAAACACATGGCGCATCCCATAGCAGAAACCAGCGCGCCCAATGAGCTAATCTTATC
Coding sequences within it:
- the merC gene encoding organomercurial transporter MerC codes for the protein MEMLIQLVTRFGDKISSLGALVSAMGCAMCFPAIASLGAAVGLGFLSQWEGLFVNTLLPLFAWIALVLNGLGWFSHRQWHRSALGVVGPILLLLSLYPFFQYGWSSYVTYSALGLMVAVSLWDIFSPANKRCDDDSCAV